The following proteins are encoded in a genomic region of Pyricularia oryzae 70-15 chromosome 6, whole genome shotgun sequence:
- a CDS encoding skeletal muscle and kidney-enriched inositol phosphatase — protein MAPSDAPDGPDGTSLKPVSSLRSHFESMGKALDRSSSTPPPPQPPPQPVRIASPGPKPEPPAVQRDAKPKPKAPASALTTTTQRLNHPPPLIPSPITLGAPSLMVQPPRSPPQPRSLTVGTGEHSSFLNPDSHAKSPSPSSPRRPFKIPSNNSTPLLEPQNSPRQVPSQPPSPPPPRRSGELKRERDRGPDAKPTPPPINRADKPLIPSRSSYLGVDSLSSSDFRNRLADAQKSPFNSPPSSNGSVDGDVEAPPTLPARPRPSVSEASSRVQTVQTGFDPPPLHPSIVNRRKEREQELNGTGSRGSSRGPLTPQGTGDQGPRLPARSATVTEHRSANFNGYSTTRPPPRPPKPGETNIIPPPSGVGQKRAVSTPSSQQHPPPPPPPQRVHPRSMTVDRTSSRVPAEFRAPPAAMASIPSAPESRAQEVSSATKTEISTAYPDSSNTNRRAPYIKQGVHEINTKYDSRIFDACGELVCTSGHLTRVWSLLDGELLLSLSHGENVKATAVAFRPGANVDEEGTRIWIGNNTGELMEADISTQGIVATKPTAHGRHEIIKIYRHYNELWTLDDGGTLNVWGPDETGVPSLLGSPDQAFRVPKGHTFSMVVGDELWHATGKEVRVFLPTTDGKVQFQVLIRALYQEGAGEVVSGTLMPSDPDKVFLGHGDGKVSIYSRSGYACLGVVSLSSFKINTLAGVGNHIWVGYNSGRVCVYNIAQTPWVVKKDWQAHENPVVKLLPDRSSFWTLDRSQVISLGADNMVRVWDGLLQEDWLEGEMQAKDTEYSEIDQLKVLAMTWNAGASTPNSLRYSQNDASFFQSLLQSGESHDILIFGFQELVDLEDKKATAKRFLKVKKKEGSDQERMSHQYRDWRDFLVRALDDYMPGELYHLLQTSHMVGLFTCIFVKADIRARISNLSTAEVKRGMGGLHGNKGAVVVRFMVDDTSLCFINCHLAAGQGQAQNRHNDVAAILEAQILPIERDPNIRIDSYVGGGDGTMIMDHELVLLNGDLNYRIDTMSRDTVVMAVKQGNLSKLLERDQLLVAKRRNPGFRLRAFEESQISFAPTYKYDVGTDNYDTSEKKRSPAWCDRLLHRGSRGRIQQIDYRRHEVRVSDHRPVSGRFLYGIKRIDPRRRAVAWMECQQRLEDTKANVSIDEKQYYLTDIIGYDVDTSRQLIQERSSRKAHRSPSRGRGDSGR, from the exons ATGGCGCCCTCAGACGCGCCCGATGGCCCTGACGGCACTTCTCTG AAACCCGTCTCGTCTCTCCGATCGCATTTTGAGAGCATGGGCAAAGCCCTGGACCGCTCAAGCTCCACGCCTCCTCCACCACAACCACCTCCGCAGCCCGTAAGGATAGCCTCACCAGGCCCAAAGCCCGAGCCGCCGGCGGTCCAGCGAGATGCGAAGCCGAAGCCAAAAGCCCCTGCCTCGGCTctgaccaccaccacccagcGCCTGAACCACCCGCCTCCGTTGATCCCCAGTCCTATAACCCTCGGTGCCCCCTCGTTGATGGTCCAGCCCCCACGTTCACCTCCCCAGCCACGATCCTTGACCGTCGGTACTGGAGAACACAGCAGCTTTCTGAACCCAGACTCTCATGCCAAATCGCCCTCGCCAAGCAGCCCTCGAAGACCGTTCAAGATTCCGAGCAATAACAGCACCCCCTTATTAGAACCTCAAAACTCACCCAGACAAGTCCCTTCGCAGCCCCCgtctccaccaccaccacggcgCTCTGGCGAACTGAAAAGGGAGAGGGATCGGGGACCTGATGCCAAGCCGACGCCCCCTCCAATTAACCGAGCCGACAAGCCACTAATCCCCTCGAGGTCATCGTACCTGGGAGTAGACTCGCTCAGCAGCTCAGACTTTCGAAATCGCCTTGCAGACGCGCAAAAGTCGCCCTTCAACAGTCCTCCTAGTAGTAATGGGAGCGTCGATGGTGATGTCGAAGCGCCGCCTACTCTGCCCGCAAGACCACGGCCATCTGTGTCTGAGGCCTCTTCGAGGGTACAAACGGTGCAGACTGGGTTTGACCCTCCTCCATTGCATCCGTCTATTGTCAATAGgaggaaagagagagaacaaGAGCTAAACGGGACGGGATCGAGAGGGTCTTCACGGGGACCACTGACCCCTCAGGGGACAGGAGATCAGGGGCCGCGATTGCCAGCCAGGTCAGCTACAGTCACTGAGCATAGGTCAGCTAATTTTAATGGCTATTCAACCACAAGGccaccgccaaggccgcccaAACCTGGGGAAACCAACATAATACCACCGCCGAGCGGTGTTGGTCAGAAGAGGGCGGTATCGACACCCTCATCGCAGCAGCATCCGCCGCCCCCACCCCCGCCGCAGAGGGTGCACCCGAGGTCAATGACTGTGGACAGGACATCTTCACGTGTTCCCGCCGAGTTCCGCGCCCCTCCAGCAGCTATGGCCTCCATCCCGTCCGCTCCCGAAAGCCGGGCACAAGAGGTTTCATCGGCAACAAAGACGGAGATATCCACTGCTTATCCAGACTCGTCAAACACAAACCGTCGTGCACCTTACATCAAGCAAGGTGTTCATGAAATAAACACAAAATACGACAGTCGCATATTCGATGCATGCGGTGAACTGGTATGCACGAGCGGCCATCTCACCCGAGTATGGAGCCTtctggatggagagctaCTGTTGAGCTTATCGCACGGAGAAAACGTGAAGGCTACCGCTGTCGCTTTCAGGCCGGGCGCCAATGTCGATGAAGAAGGAACGCGGATTTGGATCGGCAACAACACAGGTGAACTCATGGAGGCCGATATCTCTACTCAAGGGATAGTCGCGACCAAGCCAACGGCTCACGGACGGCATGAGATCATCAAAATTTACAGACATTACAACGAGCTGTGGACTCTGGACGACGGCGGTACACTGAATGTTTGGGGTCCCGACGAAACTGGTGTACCATCTCTGTTGGGATCTCCTGATCAAGCATTCCGGGTCCCCAAAGGGCACACCTTCTCCATGGTCGTTGGGGATGAACTGTGGCATGCGACTGGAAAAGAGGTCCGGGTCTTTTTGCCAACGACCGATGGCAAGGTGCAGTTTCAAGTCCTAATACGGGCACTGTATCAGGAAGGTGCGGGTGAAGTGGTTTCTGGTACCCTGATGCCCTCGGATCCTGATAAGGTGTTCTTGGGTCACGGCGACGGCAAGGTCAGTATATACTCCAGGAGCGGGTATGCTTGCCTCGGCGTGGTAAGCCTTAGCTCTTTCAAGATCAACACACTGGCAGGCGTGGGTAACCACATCTGGGTGGGATACAACTCGGGCAGAGTCTGTGTCTACAACATCGCACAAACTCCGTGGGTTGTAAAGAAGGATTGGCAAGCTCATGAGAATCCGGTGGTCAAGCTCCTCCCGGACCGTTCAAGCTTCTGGACTTTGGACAGGTCCCAGGTCATTTCACTCGGCGCAGACAACATGGTCAGGGTTTGGGATGGCCTCCTACAGGAGGATTGGCTCGAAGGGGAAATGCAAGCCAAGGACACGGAGTATTCGGAAATAGACCAGCTCAAAGTGCTCGCCATGACATGGAACGCCGGCGCATCGACACCCAATAGCCTGCGGTACTCTCAGAACGATGCAAGCTTCTTCCAGTCGCTGCTACAGAGTGGCGAATCCCACGATATTCTAATCTTTGGATTCCAGGAGCTGGTAGATTTGGAAGACAAGAAGGCCACAGCGAAGCGGTTTCTCAAagtgaagaagaaggaaggGTCGGATCAGGAGCGAATGAGCCATCAATATCGGGACTGGAGGGACTTTCTGGTTCGCGCTCTGGATGATTACATGCCAGGCGAACTATACCATCTCTTGCAAACCTCGCACATGGTGGGACTGTTCACGTGCATCTTTGTCAAGGCGGATATCCGGGCACGAATTAGCAATCTCAGCACTGCCGAGGTCAAGCGCGGGATGGGCGGTTTGCATGGTAACAAAGGTGCGGTGGTAGTGCGGTTCATGGTCGACGACACATCGCTCTGTTTCATCAACTGCCATCTAGCGGCCGGACAAGGTCAAGCGCAGAACCGACACAACGATGTCGCGGCTATCCTTGAAGCGCAGATCCTACCGATTGAGAGGGACCCCAACATACGAATAGATAGTTATGTTGGTGGAGGTGACGGCACCATGATAATGGACCACGAGCTCGTCCTCCTGAACGGGGATCTCAACTACCGAATCGACACCATGTCGCGCGACACAGTCGTGATGGCTGTGAAGCAGGGCAACTTGTCTAAACTGCTCGAGCGCGATCAGCTGCTGGTGGCCAAACGACGGAATCCAGGATTCCGACTGCGAGCCTTTGAAGAGTCGCAAATATCTTTTGCACCCACCTACAAGTATGATGTCGGCACGGATAATTATGACACTTCGGAGAAGAAGAGAAGTCCGGCGTGGTGTGATCGACTCCTTCACCGGGGATCTAGAGGCCGGATACAACAAATTGACTACCGAAGACACGAGGTGCGCGTGTCGGACCATCGTCCCGTCAGTGGGAGGTTCTTATACGGCATCAAGAGGATCGATCCCAGACGGAGGGCGGTGGCTTGGATGGAGTGCCAACAACGACTTGAGGACACCAAAGCAAACGTTTCCATTGATGAGAA GCAATACTACCTGACAGATATTATTGGCTACGATGTCGACACGAGTCGCCAGCTCATCCAGGAGAGATCTTCCAGGAAAGCACATCGAAGTCCCAGTAGAGGCAGAGGAGATTCGGGAAGATGA